In Paenarthrobacter sp. GOM3, a single window of DNA contains:
- a CDS encoding thiamine-binding protein — translation MLLAFSVAPSGQPASAANGGPTPDASVHDAVAAAVKIVRESGLPNQTDSMFTTIEGEWDEVFDVVKRATEAVGRYGSRVSLVIKADIRPGYSGELTGKVERLEEAITATD, via the coding sequence ATGTTGCTTGCATTCTCAGTCGCCCCTTCGGGCCAGCCCGCATCCGCTGCCAACGGCGGACCCACCCCTGACGCCTCCGTGCACGACGCCGTGGCCGCCGCCGTCAAGATCGTCCGGGAGTCCGGACTCCCCAACCAGACGGACTCCATGTTCACCACCATTGAGGGGGAGTGGGATGAGGTCTTTGACGTCGTCAAGCGCGCCACCGAGGCGGTTGGCCGTTACGGCAGCCGTGTTTCCTTGGTGATCAAGGCCGACATCCGCCCCGGTTACAGCGGCGAACTGACCGGGAAAGTGGAACGCCTCGAAGAGGCCATCACCGCCACGGACTAG
- a CDS encoding TetR/AcrR family transcriptional regulator: protein MEQPSERKPLRADAARNVDKIITAARQCFREHGPEVPLQTIAATAGVGPATLFRNFSDKEQLVLAALSRQLRQHVDPVATAALDGMDAAEGLINVIDAVMQVASEDANLLDAVAGRRVLLMGITGGLIGSMATLLERGQGQGSLRRDITIEDMVRLVAMLIGAVDTMEPGSEAWKRPVALIEDAIRTERPARPLPEQSGIPGVTFTDAV from the coding sequence ATGGAACAGCCCTCTGAACGCAAGCCCCTCAGGGCAGACGCCGCACGCAATGTGGACAAGATCATTACCGCCGCAAGGCAGTGCTTCCGGGAACACGGCCCCGAAGTGCCCTTGCAGACCATCGCCGCCACCGCTGGAGTTGGCCCGGCTACACTGTTCCGCAACTTCTCGGACAAGGAGCAGCTGGTTCTCGCTGCCCTCTCCCGCCAACTCCGCCAGCACGTGGATCCCGTGGCGACCGCAGCCCTTGACGGCATGGACGCCGCCGAGGGCCTCATCAACGTCATCGATGCCGTGATGCAGGTAGCCAGTGAAGATGCGAACCTCCTTGACGCCGTCGCCGGACGCCGCGTACTCCTCATGGGCATCACCGGTGGCCTCATCGGCTCCATGGCCACCCTGTTGGAGCGCGGCCAAGGCCAGGGTTCACTCCGCCGGGACATCACCATCGAGGACATGGTCCGGCTGGTGGCCATGCTGATTGGTGCTGTGGACACGATGGAACCGGGATCCGAAGCGTGGAAGCGGCCCGTCGCCCTGATCGAGGACGCCATCCGCACCGAGCGCCCTGCACGGCCCCTTCCCGAACAGTCGGGCATCCCGGGCGTGACGTTCACTGACGCTGTCTAG
- a CDS encoding winged helix-turn-helix transcriptional regulator has product MKVSTAPAPLPASIADGVFPAGCPSRTVLDHITSKWGVLILLSLSEGEQRWSELRRRADGISEKMLAQTLKTLEKDGLVRRDAQPVIPPRVDYSLTDRGRELTGHLIPLVTWAYENAEAIIGGES; this is encoded by the coding sequence ATGAAAGTAAGTACCGCCCCCGCTCCGCTTCCAGCGAGCATCGCCGACGGCGTGTTTCCCGCCGGCTGTCCCAGCCGCACCGTCCTGGACCACATCACGAGCAAGTGGGGCGTGCTCATTCTGCTGTCACTCTCCGAGGGCGAACAGCGATGGAGCGAACTTCGACGCCGGGCAGACGGGATCAGCGAGAAAATGCTGGCCCAAACCCTGAAAACACTCGAAAAGGACGGCCTCGTCCGCCGCGACGCCCAGCCTGTCATCCCGCCCCGGGTGGATTACAGCCTGACCGACCGCGGCCGGGAGCTTACCGGCCACCTCATTCCACTGGTCACTTGGGCCTACGAGAACGCCGAGGCGATCATCGGCGGCGAAAGCTAG
- a CDS encoding spermidine synthase: protein MAKRGRVSKSQRSTAGVVEVPSGARPDGPVEGVYYIDTGDCELIQDQDNSNGWLLKINGVMSSHIDLADPLFLDFEYMRWIAALVESRWPREQKPKLRALHLGGGACSMARYFHAAYPEARQVVVELDGKLAEYVRGWFELPKAPLLRIRVGEARQVTESLTPDTRDLIIRDVFAGAFTPRALTTREFTAHADAVLAADGLYVVNSGDAPDLKNARADAATIADTFEHTMIIADPAMLKGRRYGNMIMAGSHVPFGDDPTLARRLLGGGVPAHIWDDAQVRAFAAGTPVRHDPTS, encoded by the coding sequence GTGGCAAAACGCGGCAGGGTGAGTAAGTCGCAAAGGTCGACGGCGGGAGTCGTCGAGGTGCCTTCCGGCGCCCGTCCCGATGGTCCGGTGGAGGGTGTTTACTACATCGACACTGGCGACTGCGAGCTGATCCAGGACCAGGACAACTCCAACGGTTGGCTGCTGAAAATCAATGGCGTGATGAGCTCGCACATCGACCTCGCCGATCCGCTCTTCCTGGATTTCGAATACATGCGCTGGATCGCAGCCCTGGTCGAATCGCGCTGGCCCAGGGAGCAGAAACCCAAACTGCGGGCGCTGCACCTGGGCGGGGGAGCGTGTTCCATGGCCCGGTACTTCCACGCCGCCTATCCCGAGGCGCGGCAGGTGGTGGTTGAGCTTGATGGCAAGCTCGCCGAATATGTTCGTGGTTGGTTCGAGCTGCCCAAGGCGCCGCTGCTGCGGATCCGGGTTGGCGAAGCGAGGCAGGTGACGGAGTCCCTCACCCCCGACACCCGCGACCTCATCATCCGCGACGTTTTTGCCGGAGCCTTCACGCCCCGTGCCCTGACAACGCGTGAATTCACGGCCCACGCGGACGCGGTACTCGCCGCGGACGGCCTGTATGTGGTCAACTCCGGCGACGCCCCGGACCTGAAGAATGCCCGTGCCGATGCCGCAACCATCGCGGACACTTTTGAGCACACCATGATCATCGCCGACCCCGCCATGCTCAAAGGCCGACGCTACGGCAACATGATCATGGCAGGCAGCCACGTGCCGTTCGGAGACGACCCCACCCTTGCCAGGCGGCTTCTGGGCGGCGGCGTTCCAGCCCACATCTGGGACGATGCCCAAGTGCGCGCCTTCGCGGCCGGGACTCCGGTGCGCCACGATCCGACGAGCTGA
- a CDS encoding MFS transporter, which yields MSVEQRSASRAGKDAGKGSGLKKIVAASMVGTVVEWYEFFLYATAATLVFGKYFFPSTGNELDGIIQAFITYAVGFVARPLGGIVFGQIGDKLGRKPTLQLTIVIVGVSTFLMGCLPGFADVGYWAPAMLVALRFIQGFALGGEWGGAVLLVAEHSPNKSRGFWSSWPQAAVPVGNLLATLVLFVMSTMLSSEAFLGWGWRVAFWLSAVIVFVGYYIRTHVTEAPIFLEAKAQVEESKAISYGVGEVIRKYPKGILQAMGLRFAENIMYYLVVSFAIVYLKSVHKYDTSSLLLALLIAHVIHFLIIPQIGRLVDSWGRKPVYLIGAITGATWPFFAFPMFDTKNAVVIVLAVTIGLCLHAFMYAGQPAIMSELFPTRMRYSGVSLGSQVTSIFAGSLAPLLATQWLKDTGSWLPTAIYLVVACAITTVAVISLKETKGIALEEVDQADAERHGLTTASTTSKG from the coding sequence ATGAGCGTAGAGCAGCGCTCCGCATCAAGAGCCGGGAAAGATGCCGGCAAAGGCTCCGGCCTGAAGAAGATCGTCGCAGCCTCAATGGTGGGCACGGTGGTGGAGTGGTACGAGTTCTTCCTCTACGCCACCGCGGCAACCCTGGTCTTCGGCAAGTACTTCTTCCCGAGCACCGGCAACGAGCTTGACGGCATCATCCAGGCCTTCATTACCTATGCGGTGGGCTTCGTCGCCCGGCCGCTGGGCGGCATCGTCTTCGGCCAGATCGGCGACAAACTGGGCCGCAAGCCCACGCTGCAGCTGACCATCGTGATCGTCGGCGTCTCCACGTTCCTCATGGGCTGCCTCCCCGGCTTCGCGGACGTCGGTTACTGGGCTCCCGCCATGCTGGTGGCGCTCCGCTTCATCCAGGGCTTCGCACTCGGTGGCGAGTGGGGTGGCGCGGTGCTGCTGGTGGCTGAACACAGCCCCAACAAATCCCGTGGCTTCTGGTCATCCTGGCCGCAGGCGGCAGTGCCCGTTGGCAACCTCCTGGCCACCTTGGTCCTCTTCGTCATGTCCACCATGCTCAGCAGCGAGGCCTTCCTCGGCTGGGGCTGGCGCGTAGCTTTCTGGCTCTCCGCAGTGATCGTGTTCGTCGGCTACTACATCCGCACCCACGTCACCGAGGCACCCATCTTCCTTGAAGCCAAGGCGCAGGTGGAGGAGTCCAAAGCCATCAGCTACGGCGTCGGCGAGGTCATCCGCAAGTACCCCAAGGGCATCCTCCAGGCCATGGGCCTCCGGTTCGCGGAGAACATCATGTACTACCTCGTGGTGAGCTTCGCGATCGTCTATCTCAAGAGCGTCCACAAGTACGACACCTCATCGCTCCTGCTGGCACTCTTGATCGCCCACGTCATCCACTTCCTGATCATTCCGCAAATCGGACGACTCGTGGACTCGTGGGGACGCAAGCCCGTGTACCTGATCGGTGCCATCACCGGCGCAACCTGGCCGTTCTTCGCCTTCCCAATGTTCGACACCAAGAACGCCGTGGTCATCGTGCTCGCCGTGACCATCGGCCTGTGCCTGCACGCCTTCATGTACGCAGGTCAGCCGGCCATCATGTCCGAGCTTTTCCCCACCCGCATGCGCTACTCGGGCGTCTCGCTCGGCTCGCAGGTCACCTCGATCTTCGCCGGCTCACTCGCACCGCTGCTGGCAACCCAGTGGCTGAAGGACACTGGCTCCTGGCTCCCCACAGCCATCTACCTTGTGGTCGCCTGCGCCATCACCACCGTCGCAGTGATCTCGCTCAAGGAGACCAAGGGCATCGCCCTGGAGGAAGTTGACCAAGCCGACGCCGAGCGGCACGGCCTGACGACTGCCTCCACCACCTCGAAAGGCTGA
- a CDS encoding GNAT family N-acetyltransferase, which translates to MDFTIRPATVDDAEAMALMHVQSWRESYGRLLPPEFFAKQEAALPDRIERYRTFIAAGHARMLAHGPDGDLVGLGASGRGSDEDSPCDVELFMLYTLERVHGRGVGQALVDALIGDGAAYLWVLDDNPRAQAFYRRNGFLPDGKRQLCDPSWYSLPEHRMVRPAVGH; encoded by the coding sequence ATGGATTTCACGATTCGACCGGCAACAGTGGATGACGCCGAGGCGATGGCCCTCATGCACGTCCAGTCCTGGCGGGAAAGTTATGGCCGCTTGCTGCCCCCTGAGTTCTTCGCGAAGCAAGAGGCTGCCCTGCCGGACCGGATTGAGCGGTACCGGACATTCATTGCCGCCGGGCACGCCAGGATGTTGGCCCATGGGCCGGACGGGGATCTGGTGGGACTGGGTGCGTCCGGACGCGGCTCGGATGAGGACAGCCCCTGCGACGTGGAACTTTTCATGCTCTACACACTTGAACGCGTCCACGGCCGTGGTGTTGGCCAGGCGTTGGTGGATGCCTTGATTGGAGATGGGGCAGCCTACCTCTGGGTCCTGGACGATAATCCGCGCGCCCAGGCCTTCTACCGGCGCAACGGCTTCCTGCCCGACGGCAAACGGCAATTGTGCGACCCATCCTGGTACTCGCTGCCGGAGCACCGGATGGTGCGTCCCGCCGTCGGGCATTAA
- a CDS encoding Ltp family lipoprotein yields the protein MNQNPYPAPYPPTQGSGQPPHGNKSFLVTWLLSLLLGVFGVDRFYLGKVGTGILKLITFGGLGLWALVDLILILVNHTRDKRGFALEGYRKHKTVALIVTGVFVLLGIATNAAVIGSVSRTVPIASSKHDSVSVSASPSNSTETAVEKEAAAAAKAKVDAELKAKADAEAAAKAQATAAAKAETEASAKAKAEADAAAKAAADAAAKASADADAAAKAAADAAAKAAAGTVSQQNALRKAASYLNFTAFSYPGLIEQLEFEKYSAEDATWAADHVKVDWNEQAAKKAKSYLQFSSFSRAGLIDQLLFEGFTPEQAEYGVSQTGL from the coding sequence ATGAATCAAAATCCCTACCCCGCCCCGTATCCTCCTACTCAGGGCTCCGGGCAGCCACCTCACGGCAATAAGTCGTTCCTCGTCACTTGGTTGTTATCGCTCCTACTCGGCGTGTTCGGTGTCGACCGGTTCTACTTAGGAAAGGTCGGAACGGGGATTCTCAAACTGATTACCTTTGGCGGGCTGGGCCTATGGGCTCTCGTCGACCTGATCCTGATACTGGTTAACCACACCCGGGACAAGCGAGGATTTGCTCTGGAGGGTTATAGGAAGCACAAGACGGTAGCACTCATTGTCACGGGTGTTTTCGTGCTCCTAGGCATTGCTACGAATGCCGCAGTCATTGGTTCCGTTTCAAGGACCGTTCCAATCGCCTCCAGCAAGCACGACTCTGTCTCAGTTTCGGCTTCGCCTTCGAATTCGACTGAAACTGCGGTGGAAAAGGAAGCAGCAGCGGCGGCGAAAGCGAAGGTGGACGCAGAATTGAAGGCCAAAGCTGACGCGGAGGCCGCCGCGAAGGCGCAAGCTACTGCGGCAGCTAAGGCCGAAACGGAAGCCAGCGCCAAGGCAAAAGCAGAGGCGGACGCAGCAGCAAAAGCAGCCGCGGATGCAGCAGCAAAGGCCTCGGCGGACGCTGACGCAGCAGCAAAAGCAGCGGCCGATGCAGCAGCAAAGGCGGCTGCGGGAACTGTGAGCCAACAGAACGCTCTGCGGAAAGCAGCCAGCTACCTCAACTTCACAGCTTTCTCCTACCCCGGGCTCATCGAGCAACTTGAGTTTGAGAAGTACTCCGCAGAAGATGCAACGTGGGCCGCAGACCACGTTAAGGTCGACTGGAACGAACAGGCCGCCAAGAAGGCCAAGAGCTATTTGCAGTTCAGCTCTTTCTCTCGGGCTGGCCTGATAGATCAGTTGTTGTTCGAGGGCTTCACACCCGAGCAGGCCGAATACGGGGTCAGCCAGACGGGCTTATAG
- a CDS encoding O-methyltransferase — protein MIEHATEPGWVDVERYLTDVVVRPDPAHQRAVTSAVEGGMPAIEVAPNAGKLLRMLVQMSGARRVLEIGTLAGFSSMWMAQGLPDDGRIVTCEFLQKHADVARANLDAAGVGHKVDIRVGAALDTLPTLAGQESFDFVFIDADKENDANYLDWAMRLGHPGTVIVVDNVIWDGAILEPERDEVNAPGIVEMLEMMGQDSRLDATAIQTVGSKGWDGFAIARVR, from the coding sequence ATGATTGAACACGCCACCGAGCCCGGATGGGTTGATGTCGAGCGTTACCTGACTGACGTCGTCGTGCGCCCTGATCCTGCCCACCAGCGTGCCGTGACGTCCGCTGTCGAGGGGGGCATGCCTGCGATCGAAGTGGCGCCCAACGCCGGCAAGCTGCTGCGCATGCTCGTGCAGATGTCCGGGGCCCGACGCGTTCTTGAGATCGGCACCCTGGCCGGGTTCAGCAGCATGTGGATGGCCCAGGGACTGCCCGACGACGGCCGGATCGTCACGTGCGAATTCCTCCAGAAACACGCGGACGTCGCGCGAGCCAACCTGGATGCCGCCGGCGTAGGACACAAGGTGGACATCCGCGTGGGTGCTGCCCTGGACACCCTTCCCACGCTGGCAGGCCAGGAATCGTTCGACTTCGTCTTCATCGATGCGGACAAGGAAAACGACGCAAACTACCTTGACTGGGCCATGAGGCTCGGCCATCCGGGCACGGTGATCGTGGTGGATAACGTCATTTGGGACGGCGCCATCCTGGAACCGGAGCGGGATGAGGTGAACGCCCCGGGCATCGTGGAAATGCTGGAAATGATGGGGCAGGATTCCCGCCTCGACGCCACTGCCATCCAGACGGTGGGGAGCAAGGGCTGGGACGGCTTCGCGATCGCCCGGGTACGGTAG
- a CDS encoding 3-hydroxybutyrate dehydrogenase — protein MDNSLNGRKALVTGGASGIGAACARALAARGAKVVVADVDASGAAALADELGGTAWTVDLLDVDALAALSLDCDILVNNAGIQKVAPIEEFEPAEFRRILALMLEAPFLLIRAALPHMYANGFGRIINISSVHGLRASAYKSAYVSAKHGLEGLSKVTALEGGEHGVTSNCINPGYVRTPLVERQIADQARLHGIPEAEVLARVMLTESAVKRLVEVEEVASLAAWMASDDAGMVTGASYTMDGGWSAR, from the coding sequence ATGGACAACTCCTTGAACGGACGCAAAGCATTGGTGACCGGCGGTGCGAGCGGAATCGGGGCAGCCTGCGCCCGGGCGCTCGCCGCCCGTGGGGCGAAAGTTGTAGTGGCCGACGTCGATGCCTCCGGAGCTGCCGCCCTCGCCGATGAGCTGGGCGGCACGGCGTGGACGGTGGACCTCCTGGACGTCGACGCACTGGCGGCCCTGAGCCTGGACTGCGACATCCTGGTCAACAACGCGGGCATCCAGAAAGTTGCACCGATCGAGGAGTTCGAACCCGCGGAGTTCCGGCGGATCCTGGCCCTGATGCTGGAGGCGCCGTTCCTCCTCATCAGGGCCGCGCTCCCGCACATGTACGCCAACGGGTTCGGCCGGATCATCAATATCTCCTCGGTCCACGGACTCCGGGCGTCGGCATATAAGAGCGCGTACGTGTCCGCCAAGCACGGCCTTGAGGGGCTCAGCAAGGTCACTGCCTTGGAAGGCGGCGAGCACGGGGTCACCTCCAACTGCATCAACCCCGGCTATGTCCGGACGCCTTTGGTGGAGCGGCAAATTGCCGACCAGGCCCGGCTCCATGGCATTCCGGAAGCCGAGGTCCTGGCCAGGGTGATGCTGACGGAATCGGCAGTGAAACGGCTGGTAGAGGTGGAGGAAGTTGCGTCGCTGGCAGCCTGGATGGCCTCCGACGACGCCGGTATGGTCACCGGCGCGAGCTACACCATGGACGGTGGGTGGTCGGCCAGGTAG
- a CDS encoding LysR family transcriptional regulator produces the protein MNPNPDDLLIFLAVSRSGKFTTAAQALGLNHTTVSRRIAALEKALGGRVLARAAGGWEVTELGAQAVLVAERIEAAVGALGPSDRAPDPITGVVRMTATDGFSAYIAAPAVARLRREHPGLSVEIVTVTRRALQQRSGLDIEVVVGTPQVHRAEAIRLGEYRLGMYASRTYLSDHGTPGSIEELTQHQLVYFVDSMLQVDDLDAPRRLVPTMRDGLSSTNVFVHVEATRAGAGIGFLPCFMADRHEDLVRLLPSDFAELLPYWMVLRPDSMRRPAVAAVVQALREETEGRREELLGAG, from the coding sequence ATGAATCCCAACCCGGACGACCTCCTCATCTTCCTCGCCGTCTCACGTTCAGGAAAATTCACGACGGCGGCCCAAGCCTTGGGACTGAACCACACCACCGTCTCGCGCAGGATAGCGGCGCTGGAAAAGGCGCTGGGCGGCAGGGTCCTGGCGCGTGCTGCCGGCGGCTGGGAAGTGACTGAGCTGGGTGCCCAAGCCGTACTGGTCGCAGAACGGATCGAAGCTGCGGTGGGTGCGCTGGGACCCAGCGACCGCGCGCCGGACCCCATCACCGGCGTCGTACGCATGACCGCGACAGACGGCTTCAGCGCATACATCGCCGCACCTGCCGTGGCGCGACTGAGACGGGAGCACCCCGGGCTCAGCGTGGAGATCGTCACCGTGACGCGTCGGGCACTGCAGCAACGATCCGGCCTGGACATCGAAGTGGTGGTGGGGACGCCGCAGGTGCACCGGGCCGAAGCGATCAGGCTGGGCGAGTACCGGCTGGGAATGTACGCGTCCCGCACCTACCTTTCGGATCACGGGACGCCCGGGAGCATCGAGGAACTCACGCAGCACCAACTGGTCTACTTTGTGGATTCCATGCTCCAAGTGGACGATCTGGATGCACCCCGGAGGCTCGTCCCGACCATGCGCGACGGCCTGAGTTCAACCAACGTGTTCGTCCATGTCGAGGCCACCCGGGCCGGGGCCGGCATCGGGTTCCTCCCCTGCTTCATGGCCGACCGGCATGAGGACCTGGTCAGGCTCCTGCCCTCGGACTTCGCCGAGCTCCTGCCCTACTGGATGGTCCTCCGCCCTGACTCCATGCGCCGCCCCGCGGTAGCCGCCGTCGTGCAGGCCTTGCGCGAGGAGACGGAGGGCCGACGGGAGGAGCTGCTGGGGGCTGGATAA